The following proteins are encoded in a genomic region of Phycisphaera sp.:
- a CDS encoding MmgE/PrpD family protein, which translates to MTQATTAPSSTDTHATLPADTNQARGIARYAIEFMASGVGGGDPAPDVLERTNLFYTDACLCGVSALALRTNAPTILREEALQYAVPEGHTGKPLGNSTTHGATCFGSSQRVKAEKAILANANAVREWDSNGTNFGYNPGLGHTAGEFGHNDFYAVPVAAAQMLGAGGDVALKGMVCLDEIRGRLAEVFSLKTYKVDHVVHGAIASAAVFGAMLGATEDQIERAIGMVVAHYIPFRAIRAGKQLSDSKGASAAISTEVAILSMKRCMAGFLGPRDIFRNPEAIFRIFEGPGQMFKAVKATDANTEQADASPFDLVLAKSGSDFAVMGMHFKLGLYEHQSAGALQAVLDLFTKNPGLLEQADGGAIKNINIVAYEPAFGIIGDPAKRTPTTRQSADHSMVYIVSTLIRKALESKKVNWKDLILTPYDYDRASIHNTVTRSLMDKITFEHGGREYDDKYPDGIPTSMAITDTSGNTHDSGLVMYPAGHARNTEADLHDILANKFRVMGSLAGDADAIVSRFENFGGKSAAEVAAVHDFEIRYKDDFDDAE; encoded by the coding sequence ATGACCCAAGCGACCACCGCGCCCAGCAGCACCGACACGCACGCCACGCTCCCCGCCGACACCAACCAGGCCCGCGGCATCGCTCGCTACGCCATCGAGTTCATGGCGTCTGGTGTGGGGGGGGGCGACCCCGCGCCCGACGTGCTCGAGCGCACCAACCTCTTCTACACCGACGCGTGCCTCTGCGGCGTGAGCGCCCTGGCCCTGCGGACCAACGCCCCGACTATCTTGAGGGAAGAGGCGTTGCAGTACGCGGTTCCGGAAGGGCACACGGGCAAGCCGCTCGGCAACTCCACGACCCACGGGGCCACCTGCTTCGGCTCGTCGCAACGCGTGAAGGCCGAGAAGGCGATCCTGGCCAACGCCAACGCCGTCCGCGAGTGGGACAGCAACGGCACCAACTTCGGCTACAACCCCGGCCTCGGCCACACCGCCGGCGAGTTCGGGCACAACGACTTCTACGCCGTGCCGGTGGCCGCCGCCCAGATGCTCGGCGCGGGCGGCGATGTGGCCCTCAAGGGCATGGTCTGCCTCGACGAGATCCGAGGACGCCTGGCCGAGGTCTTCAGCCTCAAGACCTACAAGGTCGACCACGTCGTCCACGGCGCCATCGCCAGCGCCGCGGTGTTCGGCGCGATGCTCGGCGCGACGGAGGACCAGATCGAGCGGGCCATCGGCATGGTCGTGGCCCACTACATCCCGTTCCGTGCGATCCGGGCCGGCAAGCAGCTCAGCGACAGCAAGGGCGCCAGCGCCGCCATCAGCACCGAGGTCGCCATCCTCAGCATGAAGCGCTGCATGGCCGGCTTCCTCGGCCCGCGCGACATCTTCCGCAACCCCGAGGCGATCTTCCGCATCTTCGAGGGGCCGGGCCAGATGTTCAAGGCCGTCAAGGCCACCGACGCGAACACGGAGCAAGCGGACGCGTCGCCGTTCGATCTTGTCCTCGCCAAATCCGGCAGCGACTTCGCCGTCATGGGCATGCACTTCAAGCTGGGCCTCTACGAGCACCAGAGCGCCGGCGCGCTCCAGGCCGTCCTCGACCTGTTCACCAAGAACCCGGGCCTGCTCGAGCAGGCCGACGGCGGCGCGATCAAGAATATCAATATCGTCGCGTACGAGCCCGCCTTCGGCATCATCGGCGACCCCGCCAAGCGCACCCCCACGACTCGTCAGTCTGCCGACCACAGCATGGTCTACATCGTGTCCACCTTGATCCGCAAGGCCCTGGAATCGAAGAAGGTCAATTGGAAGGACCTCATCCTCACCCCCTACGACTACGACCGCGCCTCGATCCACAACACCGTCACCCGCTCGCTCATGGACAAGATCACCTTCGAGCACGGCGGCCGCGAGTACGACGACAAGTACCCCGACGGCATCCCCACCAGCATGGCCATCACCGACACCAGCGGCAACACGCACGACTCCGGGCTGGTCATGTACCCCGCCGGCCACGCGCGCAACACCGAGGCCGACCTGCACGACATCCTGGCCAACAAGTTCCGCGTCATGGGCTCGCTCGCCGGCGACGCCGACGCGATCGTCTCGCGCTTCGAAAACTTCGGTGGCAAGAGCGCCGCCGAGGTCGCCGCCGTCCACGACTTCGAGATTCGCTACAAGGACGACTTCGACGACGCGGAGTGA